Genomic segment of Halococcus salsus:
TGACCGCATCGATACGAACCACGCTACACACCTCTCCATTCACTGGCTCCAATGCAGTTCTCAGCCCGCGTAACCCGGGTTCTGGCTATTGTCATCGTGTTGGCTGTGGCAGAGGGCGGGGTGGTGGGTAAGTTTACTGGTCCTTATTAGTCTAAGCACGAGTAATTACGGTCGAGCCTGATTCCATCGATACCAGTCTCCTGATGCCTTGTGTCGTCTGAATTCGAACCCGTAAACCACATACTGGGATATGTAACTCTATGGTTTGGAAGATGAGACTACAGCAGGTATAGAGGGGCTGTAATGCGCGATGACTGAGGAATTGTGAGGATCAGGTAATCGCCGAATCGGGGGTGGGCGGCCGATTCATGTTGATGGTGTGATTAGAATTCCATTTGAAAGGCATGCTGGAGAGAGCTGTGGCTCAAACCCCGGCTTTCGACCGAACTACTGAGTGCTATCCGATGCCCGTCTGCTTCTGCAACAGTGTGAGCGTGTTCTGTGCCGTCACTATCGGCGAGCGTTCGTATTCGCCCGTCAGAGCGACCTGTATGAGCAGATCGACTGCCCGCCAAATGGAGTACAGCAGACAGGCGAAGGTGAAGTAGAAGAACCGCAGCACGAAGTTTTTCGAGGTGGTTGCAGCCATGAATCGCTTGATCGATTTGTACCCGCTCTCGATCTCCCAGCGGTAACTGTACTCACGAACTGCTCCGGCTGGAGCGTTCGTCAGGAACACTGCATACTGTCCGTAGTCCGTTCGATCTGAGTTCGGGTTGCGCTTGTAGACGAAGGTAGTCTCGTGCCACTCGTTCTTCCCGAGGTGGAGTTTCCGATCGGCAGTGTAGTAGTCCTGACCGCGCCTGAGTAGCCGCTTCGCTTGAGCCTTCTCGCTCGTGTACATCCGCTTGGGAACAACGTATGTTAGTCCTCGCTGGGAGACCGATTCAAGAAGCTGTTGGCTATCGAACTCCCGATCCATCAGCACTCCATCAACGTGGAGCAGACTCTGAGCGCTATCCAGCAGGTCCTCAACGACCTCTTGGCGGGTTTCGCCTTTTCTGACTGGTCGGGCGTCCAGAACTAGTGGAACTGCGTTGCCGACTAACTGGACTGTCGCCCACTGATAGGCGTACTCATCAGTGCTTTCCTTCGTCCCGATGATCTCGTCTTCGTGGCCCTCCCGATCACCAGTGAACGGGTCCTCTTCGGTAATATCGATAGCGACCAGCCCAGCGCGATGAAACGTATCTGTTTCGCTCGATCGATCGACCATCCGCTTCACCGCCTCCCGATACATCTCGCGAATTTCGCTGATAGAGAGGTCGCGTAGATGTGCTCGATGGTTGTGCCCGAGGGGTGTCCGTTCTCGATTAGACTCGTAGAGAAAGCTGTGTGCGCCTTCATTAGCCGCGAGGTTTTCACGAAGCCCGAGATAGGTCTGGAGCTCCCAGAAGGCATTCGTGTGTATCTCACAGCCCTTGGCACGATCCAACGAGAATGCTGGATGAACGATCTCGCTCATCTGCTCTGTAATGTCTTCAGCGCGAGCGAGTCTCTCCTGTTGAGTAGGTGTTTCGTCGTTAGATTGCTCTCTTCGAGACGACCGCTCCGGTGGCTGGCGGGGGACAGAAACGCCGGCCCTATGCGCCTGAATGAGAATCGATCTTGCCGCTGTTTCGATCGTCTCTCTGAGTTCGGGTACGAAACGACGATGCCACGTTCGCCACAGCGTCGACTGGTCAGGCACACTCTCGAAACCGAGGCGCTCTCGAACCGACGAACACCGGTGAAGGTACTCGACGAGCGCGCTCTCGTGCTCCCAGCTGTGGAGTTCTTTCAGCAGGAAGGCACGTACTAACTGCTCCATTTCGTAGTGTGTCGATCCCGAATAGTGGTCGTGGACTTCGAAGTTGACGTACGCCAGCGGGAGACAACACACGAAACTCTCGACCGATTCGTGAGCATCGTGCTCGAACCAAACTCTTGTGACCGTTCGGATATCT
This window contains:
- a CDS encoding transposase, whose protein sequence is MPPTQASRREVFRGIATSSYREWPAYNSTPLYNRSSLEGLEEDIRTVTRVWFEHDAHESVESFVCCLPLAYVNFEVHDHYSGSTHYEMEQLVRAFLLKELHSWEHESALVEYLHRCSSVRERLGFESVPDQSTLWRTWHRRFVPELRETIETAARSILIQAHRAGVSVPRQPPERSSRREQSNDETPTQQERLARAEDITEQMSEIVHPAFSLDRAKGCEIHTNAFWELQTYLGLRENLAANEGAHSFLYESNRERTPLGHNHRAHLRDLSISEIREMYREAVKRMVDRSSETDTFHRAGLVAIDITEEDPFTGDREGHEDEIIGTKESTDEYAYQWATVQLVGNAVPLVLDARPVRKGETRQEVVEDLLDSAQSLLHVDGVLMDREFDSQQLLESVSQRGLTYVVPKRMYTSEKAQAKRLLRRGQDYYTADRKLHLGKNEWHETTFVYKRNPNSDRTDYGQYAVFLTNAPAGAVREYSYRWEIESGYKSIKRFMAATTSKNFVLRFFYFTFACLLYSIWRAVDLLIQVALTGEYERSPIVTAQNTLTLLQKQTGIG